The following proteins are encoded in a genomic region of Chthoniobacterales bacterium:
- a CDS encoding pyridoxamine 5'-phosphate oxidase family protein: protein MTTTPPATSGESFSLEDSDDIFGVARQLIDGHHFGVLTTVDSDGAPHARWMATMTFENFPRVITLTSAGSSKVKQIRANQHVDWLFANEDFTLVLNLKGRARVFTDTVSIKRAWKAIKDKSHAYFLNNMDGDQEIAVIETVIERIDYTSAQNGLRFTRAFGEEFPTPASLFEDLPASPAKEHCLKI from the coding sequence ATGACAACAACACCCCCTGCCACCAGCGGCGAAAGCTTCAGTCTCGAGGACAGCGACGACATTTTCGGCGTCGCGAGACAACTCATCGACGGACATCATTTCGGTGTCCTCACGACCGTGGACTCCGATGGCGCTCCCCATGCCCGCTGGATGGCCACGATGACTTTCGAAAATTTCCCCCGCGTCATCACGCTCACCTCGGCCGGCAGCAGCAAGGTGAAGCAGATTCGCGCCAACCAGCATGTGGACTGGCTGTTTGCCAACGAGGATTTCACGCTCGTCCTCAATCTCAAAGGCCGCGCCCGCGTCTTCACCGACACCGTCTCGATCAAGCGCGCATGGAAGGCGATCAAGGACAAGTCGCACGCCTATTTTCTGAACAACATGGACGGCGACCAGGAGATTGCCGTCATCGAGACCGTCATCGAGCGCATCGACTACACTTCGGCCCAGAATGGCCTGCGCTTCACCCGGGCATTTGGAGAGGAATTTCCAACCCCCGCCTCTCTTTTCGAAGACCTTCCAGCAAGTCCCGCCAAGGAGCACTGTCTCAAAATCTGA